Proteins from one Candidatus Margulisiibacteriota bacterium genomic window:
- a CDS encoding LL-diaminopimelate aminotransferase encodes MKTAKRLDLIPPYLFVKIEEKKAELVKSGVDVIDFGIGDPDLPTPAHIIAKMREVLDSKEAANYPTSKGEFVFRKAVAKWYQKRFKVELNPRDEICCLIGSKEGIAHLPLCFIDPGDVALIPDPSYPVYKICTTLAGGEPYLLPLTAQNNFIPDLDRVPADILKRAKILFVNYPNNPTGAVCDKAFLEKAVAFARQNDLLLVSDLAYSEMGYDGYRPMSILELPGAKDVAIEFHSLSKTYNMTGWRIGMAVGNKAAVGALAKLKSNIDSGAFKAVQLAAIEALSGPQQCVEDNRQVFEERRNVLIDGLNSLGWKMARPQATFYMWVPVPKGETSASFTEKLLDKCGILVVPGNGYGPSGKGYVRFAITLPKERIAEAIQRLKKAGISGGA; translated from the coding sequence ATGAAAACAGCTAAAAGACTCGATTTGATCCCGCCCTATCTGTTCGTCAAGATCGAGGAAAAGAAAGCGGAGCTGGTCAAAAGCGGCGTCGACGTCATCGATTTTGGCATCGGCGATCCCGACCTGCCGACCCCGGCGCATATCATCGCCAAAATGCGCGAGGTGCTGGACAGCAAAGAGGCGGCCAATTACCCGACTTCCAAAGGGGAATTCGTTTTCCGCAAAGCCGTTGCCAAATGGTACCAGAAGCGTTTCAAGGTCGAGCTGAACCCGCGCGACGAGATCTGCTGTCTGATCGGCTCGAAGGAGGGCATCGCGCACCTGCCGCTCTGCTTTATCGATCCGGGCGATGTTGCCCTGATCCCCGATCCTTCATATCCGGTCTACAAGATCTGCACCACCCTGGCGGGCGGCGAACCGTACCTGCTGCCGCTCACCGCGCAGAACAACTTTATCCCCGACCTCGACCGGGTCCCGGCCGACATCCTGAAGCGGGCCAAGATCCTCTTTGTCAATTATCCGAACAACCCGACCGGGGCGGTTTGCGACAAAGCGTTCCTGGAGAAAGCGGTCGCCTTCGCCAGGCAGAACGATCTGCTGCTCGTCTCCGACCTCGCCTACTCCGAAATGGGCTATGACGGCTACCGGCCGATGAGTATTTTGGAGCTCCCGGGGGCGAAAGATGTCGCCATCGAGTTCCACTCCCTCTCCAAGACGTACAACATGACCGGCTGGCGCATCGGCATGGCGGTCGGCAACAAGGCAGCGGTCGGCGCGCTGGCGAAGCTCAAGTCGAACATCGACAGCGGCGCTTTCAAGGCGGTCCAGTTGGCCGCGATCGAGGCGCTGTCCGGCCCGCAGCAATGCGTGGAAGACAACCGGCAAGTGTTCGAGGAGCGGCGCAACGTCTTGATCGATGGCCTAAATTCGCTCGGCTGGAAGATGGCCCGCCCGCAAGCGACATTTTACATGTGGGTCCCGGTGCCGAAAGGCGAAACGTCCGCTTCCTTCACCGAAAAGCTGCTCGACAAGTGCGGCATTCTGGTCGTTCCCGGCAACGGTTACGGCCCCTCCGGCAAAGGTTACGTCCGTTTTGCCATTACCCTGCCGAAAGAGCGGATCGCGGAAGCCATTCAGCGCTTGAAAAAAGCGGGGATCAGCGGGGGAGCGTGA
- the dapF gene encoding diaminopimelate epimerase, whose translation MHGLGNDFVLVDSRKTKLDGLDLKQLAQAVCDRHFGVGADGLLIVWPSEKAHYRMQVINPDGSEAEMCGNGIRCFAKYVYETDKLKEEVISVETLAGTILPAVILDGGKVLAVEVDMGIPKAEGEVSLAGHKFQKISMGNPHAVAFVADVNAIDLPVIGPRVENDPHFPNRTNVEFVQVLSDKELEVIVWERGAGETLACGTGACACVAAAHLAGKTGRRALVRLPGGNLDIELNDEEHILMRGPAQTVFEGNYENS comes from the coding sequence ATGCACGGCCTCGGGAACGATTTCGTTCTCGTGGACAGCCGCAAAACCAAGCTGGACGGGCTCGACCTGAAGCAGCTCGCCCAGGCGGTTTGCGACCGGCATTTCGGCGTTGGCGCGGACGGCCTGCTGATCGTCTGGCCGTCGGAGAAGGCGCACTACCGGATGCAGGTGATCAACCCCGACGGGTCGGAGGCCGAGATGTGCGGCAACGGGATCCGCTGTTTCGCCAAGTACGTCTACGAGACCGATAAGCTCAAAGAAGAGGTCATCTCGGTCGAAACGCTGGCCGGGACGATCCTGCCGGCCGTTATCCTGGACGGCGGCAAGGTCCTCGCCGTTGAAGTCGACATGGGCATACCCAAAGCTGAAGGGGAAGTCTCCCTCGCCGGCCATAAATTCCAGAAGATCTCCATGGGCAATCCGCACGCTGTCGCTTTCGTCGCCGATGTCAACGCGATCGACTTGCCGGTCATCGGCCCGCGGGTCGAGAACGATCCCCACTTCCCGAACCGGACCAACGTCGAGTTCGTCCAGGTCTTGAGCGACAAGGAGCTCGAGGTGATTGTCTGGGAACGGGGCGCTGGCGAAACGCTCGCCTGCGGCACCGGCGCCTGCGCCTGCGTCGCCGCCGCCCACCTGGCCGGCAAGACCGGCCGGCGGGCGTTAGTCCGTCTCCCCGGGGGTAATTTGGACATCGAGTTGAACGACGAGGAGCATATCTTAATGCGCGGCCCGGCCCAGACCGTCTTTGAGGGGAATTATGAAAACAGCTAA
- the queD gene encoding 6-carboxytetrahydropterin synthase QueD gives MFELMVEDTFDAAHALRGYEGACENLHGHTWRVQVFLTGTRLNKIGLMEDFKVVKKELSAVLRPFDHRLLNDVAPFLIKNPTSENLAETIFKQLRKRFKTIAKVVVWESTTTYAAFY, from the coding sequence ATGTTCGAGCTGATGGTGGAAGACACTTTTGACGCCGCCCACGCTCTCCGGGGTTACGAAGGCGCCTGCGAAAACCTGCACGGGCACACCTGGCGGGTCCAGGTCTTTTTGACCGGGACCAGGCTGAACAAGATCGGCCTGATGGAAGACTTTAAGGTGGTCAAGAAAGAACTGTCCGCCGTTCTCCGGCCGTTCGACCACCGGCTGCTCAACGACGTCGCGCCGTTCCTGATCAAGAACCCGACCTCGGAGAACCTGGCGGAAACGATCTTCAAACAGCTGCGCAAGCGTTTTAAAACGATCGCCAAAGTGGTCGTTTGGGAGTCGACGACAACCTATGCTGCCTTTTATTAA
- the murI gene encoding glutamate racemase, whose amino-acid sequence MATDRVVGKSAGKVEDRKVPPSSPIGIFDSGVGGLTVYRELLRQLPHEDVVYLADTARVPYGGRPAEEIVKFNEEIIPFLIDKHGVKLIVVACGTSSAIAYPLLKDRYKVHLIGLIEHGARAAVAASRSGRIGLIATAGTVNSGAYQKQIAELKQEAVVFAQACPLFVPLIEGGFTEADETRKVVKEYLKPLLHEKIDTLILGCTHYPHLANLLRERTGPEVAFVDPAETAVAEARKLLEKAGTVKGKNSPPPKHEFLVTGPVLQFQEVGSRLLGKPITHAKHVII is encoded by the coding sequence GTGGCGACCGACCGGGTGGTCGGCAAGAGCGCCGGCAAGGTCGAGGACCGCAAGGTCCCGCCCTCTTCGCCGATCGGGATCTTTGATTCCGGCGTCGGCGGCCTGACGGTTTACCGCGAGCTCCTCCGCCAGCTGCCGCACGAAGACGTCGTCTACCTGGCCGACACCGCCCGCGTGCCGTACGGCGGCCGGCCGGCCGAAGAGATCGTCAAGTTCAACGAAGAGATCATCCCCTTCCTGATCGACAAGCACGGCGTCAAGCTGATCGTCGTCGCCTGCGGCACGTCGTCCGCCATCGCCTACCCGCTCCTCAAGGACCGCTACAAGGTCCACCTGATCGGCCTGATCGAGCACGGCGCGCGCGCGGCGGTCGCCGCTTCCCGCTCCGGCCGGATCGGCCTGATCGCCACCGCCGGCACCGTCAACTCCGGCGCGTACCAAAAACAGATCGCCGAGCTGAAGCAAGAAGCGGTCGTCTTCGCCCAGGCCTGCCCGCTCTTTGTCCCGCTGATCGAAGGGGGCTTTACCGAGGCGGACGAGACCAGGAAGGTCGTTAAGGAATACTTAAAGCCGCTCTTGCACGAAAAGATCGATACGCTGATCCTCGGCTGCACCCACTACCCGCACCTGGCCAATCTGCTGCGCGAGCGGACCGGCCCGGAAGTCGCTTTTGTCGACCCGGCGGAGACGGCGGTCGCCGAGGCGAGAAAACTGCTGGAAAAGGCCGGCACGGTCAAGGGAAAGAACTCGCCGCCCCCCAAGCATGAGTTCCTGGTCACCGGCCCCGTCCTGCAGTTCCAGGAGGTCGGTTCCCGGCTGCTTGGCAAACCGATCACCCACGCCAAACATGTTATAATATAG
- a CDS encoding N-acetylmuramoyl-L-alanine amidase: protein MVKKAFFALLCLQTFALAAQVELCSVEMKRDRGYDYLDVYTTGYVVAKGLLLEDKLYLDFPGATVGKKLRLAKKASRRIANIQVVRKDARTARIVVTLKRTIDYDIVNVFGRDKSVIEIGDRLDNIFAQQVAAEKVYFRRKAKALKPLELAPTAAAPTAKLRGKTIILDPGHGGDDPGAANGRGKPEKDLTLDTAQKAAELLREAGAKVLLTRNEDRRSNLYDVVDFANRSGADIFVSIHYNSTYQSGISGSESYYYNPLSRRFAAVMHEAVVRGIDRKDRGLHRVSFYTVKNVRMPSVLLEPAYLSNNDENDLVNSASFRAKVAAAIAQGVINYF from the coding sequence ATGGTTAAGAAGGCGTTTTTCGCGCTGCTCTGCCTGCAAACGTTCGCGCTCGCCGCCCAGGTCGAGCTTTGCTCCGTCGAGATGAAGCGCGACCGCGGCTATGACTACCTCGACGTTTACACCACCGGCTACGTCGTCGCCAAAGGGCTGCTCCTGGAGGACAAGCTCTATCTCGACTTTCCCGGCGCGACGGTCGGCAAGAAACTGAGGCTGGCGAAAAAGGCCTCCCGGCGGATCGCCAATATCCAGGTCGTCCGGAAAGACGCGCGCACCGCCCGGATCGTGGTCACGCTCAAGCGGACGATCGATTACGACATCGTCAACGTGTTCGGCCGCGACAAGTCGGTGATCGAGATCGGCGACCGGCTCGACAATATTTTTGCCCAGCAGGTGGCGGCGGAAAAGGTCTATTTCCGGCGCAAAGCCAAAGCGCTCAAACCGCTCGAACTGGCGCCTACCGCCGCGGCGCCAACGGCCAAGCTGCGCGGCAAAACGATTATTCTCGATCCCGGCCACGGCGGCGACGATCCCGGGGCGGCGAACGGCCGCGGTAAGCCGGAAAAAGACCTGACCCTGGACACCGCGCAGAAAGCGGCTGAGCTGCTGCGGGAAGCCGGCGCCAAGGTCCTGCTGACGCGCAACGAAGACCGCCGCTCCAACCTGTACGACGTGGTTGATTTCGCCAACCGGAGCGGCGCTGACATTTTCGTCTCCATCCACTATAATTCCACTTATCAGAGCGGCATTTCCGGTTCGGAGAGTTACTATTACAATCCGCTGAGCCGGCGTTTTGCCGCCGTGATGCACGAAGCGGTCGTCCGGGGGATCGACCGGAAAGACCGGGGGCTCCACCGGGTCAGTTTTTACACGGTCAAGAACGTCCGGATGCCGTCGGTCCTGCTGGAACCGGCCTACCTGTCCAACAACGACGAGAACGACCTGGTCAACTCGGCGTCGTTCCGGGCCAAGGTCGCCGCGGCGATCGCGCAAGGAGTGATCAACTATTTCTGA
- a CDS encoding CCA tRNA nucleotidyltransferase, with protein sequence MEIRAGAAAIIRELKTRGHQAYAVGGCVRDALLGKTPHEWDITTSARPAEVKKLFAKVVPTGLKYGTVTVILPDGHYEVTTFRSDERYVDGRHPDNVKFTDDIHRDLARRDFTVNALAYDPESGELLDDFGGRKDLAGKVLRTVGDPVARFAEDGLRPLRGCRFAATLGFRLEERTLAGMAQTLRIAKKVALERVHDELVKLLAADKPSVGFDYMAQAGLLPLFLPELAKCRGVEQPPEYHQHDVYWHSLYACDAAPQERLTVRLAALLHDIGKPSCKEGMTFYDHDQVSAKMAEKLLRRLKFSNADIEQTVNLIANHMFDYKSAWSDAAVRRFIRRIGGPANVPDLFALRLADTRAMRQTIGNAYLAELQQRIDRIVAEANALHIGDLKVNGKDVMKTLKIKPEPKVGQVLRALLEQVLDDPELNDRQTLLKLIKKHG encoded by the coding sequence ATGGAGATCAGGGCCGGCGCCGCCGCTATTATCCGGGAGCTGAAAACCCGCGGGCATCAAGCTTACGCGGTCGGCGGCTGCGTGCGCGACGCCCTGCTCGGCAAAACGCCTCACGAATGGGACATTACCACCAGCGCCCGGCCGGCCGAGGTCAAAAAACTGTTCGCCAAGGTCGTCCCGACCGGGCTCAAGTACGGCACGGTGACCGTTATCCTGCCGGACGGCCATTACGAAGTGACGACTTTCCGGTCGGACGAGCGGTACGTCGACGGCCGCCACCCGGACAACGTCAAGTTCACCGACGACATCCATCGCGACCTGGCGCGCCGCGATTTCACGGTCAACGCCCTCGCCTACGACCCGGAGAGCGGCGAATTGCTCGATGATTTCGGCGGGCGGAAAGACCTGGCCGGCAAAGTGCTCAGGACGGTCGGCGACCCGGTCGCCCGCTTTGCCGAGGACGGCCTGCGGCCGCTCCGCGGCTGCCGCTTCGCGGCGACCCTCGGCTTCCGGCTCGAGGAAAGAACGCTGGCCGGCATGGCCCAGACGCTGCGCATCGCGAAAAAAGTCGCCCTGGAGCGGGTCCACGACGAGCTGGTCAAGCTCCTCGCGGCGGACAAACCGTCGGTCGGTTTTGACTACATGGCGCAGGCCGGCCTGCTCCCGCTTTTCCTGCCGGAGCTGGCCAAGTGCCGCGGGGTCGAACAACCGCCGGAATATCACCAGCACGACGTCTACTGGCACAGCCTCTACGCCTGCGACGCCGCCCCCCAGGAGCGGTTAACGGTCCGGCTCGCCGCCCTCCTCCACGACATCGGCAAACCGTCGTGCAAGGAGGGGATGACCTTTTACGACCACGACCAGGTCAGCGCCAAAATGGCGGAGAAACTGCTGCGGCGCCTGAAGTTCAGCAACGCCGACATCGAACAGACCGTCAACCTGATCGCCAATCACATGTTCGACTATAAGAGCGCCTGGAGCGACGCGGCGGTCCGCCGCTTTATCCGGCGGATCGGCGGCCCGGCCAACGTCCCCGACCTGTTCGCCCTCCGCCTGGCCGACACGCGGGCGATGCGGCAGACGATCGGCAACGCCTACCTGGCGGAGCTGCAGCAGCGGATCGACCGGATCGTCGCCGAGGCGAACGCCCTCCACATCGGCGATCTGAAAGTTAACGGCAAAGACGTGATGAAGACGCTCAAGATCAAACCGGAGCCCAAGGTCGGCCAGGTCCTGCGCGCCCTGCTCGAACAAGTCCTCGACGACCCCGAGCTGAATGACCGCCAAACCTTGCTGAAGTTGATCAAAAAGCATGGTTAA
- a CDS encoding glycosyltransferase family 39 protein produces the protein MKLSDFQKGLVIVLTAFVVLGGLLFINRVLLGDAFAKEEAQHALYGLALAKDVRALDLSGFWYDTQRQMFWPFLHSWVLSVFFLCFGVSYFSARFLSFAMFFATLLITYLVSVKFCDRQGWRIGALACVLALTSPLMARFGTENTLEGLGALIFMAAFYFYILTEEKKLTVNYLILAVLLGLSIYTNYLYAYLMVPAFIVMTLGKLGPLGAEVVTLSKKGEKAAVPFFWWAYRKLVVIGVLAVLIAAWFFTSTFNRKIMLLLQAIFRYSGGEQVAGIGNILLYYPRAIISHFSFSPWLGLLMVISLFLPWVAFRFPKTGKLYTFVWTALLLATLTVPTKAPQFIYIIAPFVFIIFAATVFYLLEKYQRAAAAGLVVILLPALIWLPQLGGLYQSGRSGERMIQVLGFFRGNILPRYPIAAGMNLQRLNPEGIAFHFWDWNAPVLADPIVGEAEMFRAARYFLAVELDPAIPYTEEVLDDSVHRWNSFLREKSQLGEIKEELSQSFPGLGLVARIYVKSR, from the coding sequence ATGAAGCTCTCTGATTTCCAGAAGGGCCTGGTCATTGTCCTCACAGCTTTTGTGGTCCTGGGCGGCCTGCTTTTTATCAATCGCGTCCTGCTCGGCGACGCTTTCGCCAAAGAAGAAGCCCAGCACGCGCTTTACGGCCTGGCGCTGGCCAAGGATGTCCGGGCGCTCGACCTGAGCGGCTTCTGGTACGACACCCAGCGGCAGATGTTCTGGCCTTTTCTCCACTCCTGGGTGCTGTCGGTCTTTTTTCTCTGTTTCGGCGTCAGCTATTTTTCCGCCCGCTTTCTCAGCTTCGCGATGTTCTTCGCCACCCTGCTGATCACTTACCTCGTTTCGGTCAAATTTTGCGACCGCCAGGGGTGGCGGATCGGGGCGCTGGCCTGCGTGCTGGCCCTGACCTCGCCGCTGATGGCCCGTTTCGGCACCGAGAACACGCTGGAGGGGCTCGGCGCGCTGATCTTTATGGCGGCGTTCTATTTTTACATCCTGACCGAAGAGAAAAAATTGACGGTCAACTACCTGATCCTGGCCGTCCTGCTCGGCCTGTCGATCTACACCAATTACCTGTACGCTTACCTGATGGTCCCGGCCTTTATCGTCATGACGCTCGGCAAGCTCGGACCGCTGGGCGCGGAAGTCGTGACGCTAAGCAAAAAAGGGGAGAAGGCGGCGGTGCCGTTCTTCTGGTGGGCTTACCGGAAACTGGTGGTGATCGGCGTGCTGGCGGTCCTGATCGCCGCCTGGTTTTTTACTTCCACCTTTAACCGGAAGATCATGCTGCTGCTGCAGGCGATCTTCCGCTATTCCGGCGGCGAGCAGGTCGCCGGGATCGGCAATATCCTGCTTTACTACCCGCGGGCGATCATCAGCCACTTCAGTTTTTCTCCCTGGCTCGGCCTGCTGATGGTGATCTCGCTGTTCCTCCCCTGGGTCGCTTTCCGTTTTCCCAAGACCGGCAAGCTTTACACTTTTGTCTGGACGGCGCTGCTCCTGGCGACCCTGACGGTCCCGACCAAGGCGCCGCAGTTCATTTACATCATCGCGCCGTTCGTTTTCATTATTTTCGCGGCGACGGTATTCTACCTCCTGGAAAAATACCAGCGGGCGGCGGCCGCCGGACTGGTCGTGATCCTGCTGCCGGCGCTGATCTGGCTGCCGCAGCTGGGCGGCCTTTACCAATCCGGCCGGTCGGGGGAACGGATGATCCAGGTGCTCGGCTTTTTCCGCGGCAACATCCTGCCGCGTTACCCGATCGCGGCCGGCATGAACCTGCAGCGGCTTAATCCCGAAGGGATCGCTTTCCATTTCTGGGACTGGAACGCGCCGGTGCTGGCCGATCCGATCGTCGGCGAGGCGGAAATGTTCCGCGCCGCCCGGTATTTCCTGGCGGTGGAACTCGATCCGGCTATCCCCTATACCGAAGAGGTGCTTGATGACTCGGTCCACCGCTGGAACAGTTTCCTGAGGGAAAAATCCCAGCTCGGCGAGATCAAAGAGGAGCTGTCGCAAAGTTTTCCGGGTTTAGGGCTGGTAGCCCGGATCTACGTCAAGAGCCGCTAA
- a CDS encoding class I SAM-dependent methyltransferase: MTMTGGIKRNFWRGYFHVYDRNRSTPYLKLLKQNAALVVNDHRYGTFLDLGCGTGNSTAAVAAELMGGRVLGLDNSPEALERARDKFPRLRFTWADMQKALPLGDASVNGVLANNSLYLVSDPKQTLLDILRVLKPGGRLVMTNPVDNVDTTRIFREHMADKRADYRLRYGAAMGRVFTAAHSVEAIMNYLLLLPFEMVLKYNVRVGSHFWPLEKWEAVIDAARQEGPYRFSVQPPFTAYAGTNYTIVIDRLPA; encoded by the coding sequence ATGACCATGACCGGCGGAATTAAAAGGAACTTTTGGCGCGGCTATTTCCACGTCTACGACCGGAACCGGTCCACTCCGTACCTTAAATTGCTCAAGCAAAACGCCGCGCTGGTGGTCAACGACCATCGCTACGGCACTTTTCTTGACCTGGGCTGCGGCACCGGCAATTCCACGGCCGCCGTGGCGGCGGAACTGATGGGCGGGCGCGTCCTGGGGCTGGACAACTCGCCGGAAGCGCTGGAGCGCGCCCGGGACAAGTTCCCCCGGCTGCGCTTCACCTGGGCCGACATGCAAAAGGCGTTGCCGCTGGGCGACGCCAGCGTCAACGGCGTGCTGGCCAATAATTCGCTCTATCTTGTTTCCGACCCGAAACAGACGCTGCTGGATATCCTCCGGGTGCTGAAACCGGGCGGGCGGCTGGTCATGACCAACCCGGTCGACAATGTCGATACCACCCGGATCTTCCGGGAACACATGGCAGACAAACGAGCCGATTACCGGCTGCGCTACGGCGCCGCCATGGGCCGGGTCTTTACCGCCGCGCATTCGGTGGAAGCGATCATGAATTACCTGCTCCTCCTGCCGTTCGAAATGGTCCTGAAATATAACGTCAGGGTCGGTTCCCACTTCTGGCCGCTGGAAAAGTGGGAAGCGGTCATCGACGCGGCCCGGCAGGAAGGCCCGTACCGGTTCAGCGTCCAACCGCCTTTTACCGCTTACGCGGGGACCAACTACACGATCGTCATCGATAGATTGCCGGCCTGA
- a CDS encoding ATP-binding protein, whose protein sequence is MDLSGPVLRRPAFNPALLILIAAAALGTLWLIIKQQDLPVISSFYLVITQLYLGYFLLANNPRSPINVSFGCFSFSLAIWNLFSILVIHVPPAAPLFWADWYIFIPAALMIYFLFYFTMVFPKRQEFFRPWAQALSILPALLLIGLVLAAPQSIISKMVIAKGVRSPVFGPGYDLFGIYGLGYILIGAVSLWHSYRRAKGSERAQMFYFLIGALFSVTGFMLTNLIIPWTMTSALEWMGAWFSLSFIAFTAYAITKHQLMDISVVISRTVAELMAIFLHGAFYLLLVGLYRTVTGAVIEPLFLIFTVLYGVIVGQTHQPIRLFLQTTSEKLFLRGKYDYYTALSAASSRVVEKLSLPDILRVLYETFGDVMEISRPRIMLPEAFTEPEKESGGYVVFDRQGSRSQAESERIGLADPLVPQLIARRAPLLDPHHPEHALIVPCLLEERLIALFVFGPKLSEDPYTEEDLRLLQALSSQAAVALDHTHSYAKIKADLEEAERHLERSRRLASLGTLTAGVTHEIRNPLTVIRGETERLANETRDLAYLQQFRDLLLKHIDRIAGIVERMLGLAKEKPRHEVPVDLNELIGATVPLFTAEQVAIGTEMGNIPQIPGDPTALQEVIVNLIQNAIEAMPGGGQLRLRTLAEDHRVILEVSDTGKGIPEEIREKIFDPFYSTRHEGVGLGLSIVYRIVREHGGDIKVSSEVGKGTTFRISLSAA, encoded by the coding sequence ATGGATCTTAGTGGCCCGGTACTGCGCCGGCCGGCTTTTAACCCGGCGCTCCTGATCCTGATCGCCGCCGCCGCGCTCGGCACGCTCTGGCTCATTATCAAACAGCAGGACCTGCCGGTCATTTCCAGCTTTTACCTGGTCATTACCCAGCTCTATCTCGGCTATTTCCTGCTGGCCAACAATCCGCGTTCGCCGATCAACGTCTCTTTCGGTTGTTTTTCTTTTTCCCTGGCGATCTGGAACCTTTTTTCGATCCTGGTCATTCACGTTCCCCCGGCGGCGCCGCTTTTCTGGGCGGATTGGTACATTTTTATCCCGGCCGCGCTGATGATCTATTTTCTCTTCTACTTCACGATGGTCTTCCCCAAGCGGCAGGAGTTCTTCCGCCCCTGGGCGCAGGCCCTGTCGATCTTGCCGGCGCTGCTGCTGATCGGGCTGGTCTTGGCCGCCCCGCAGTCGATCATCAGCAAGATGGTGATCGCCAAAGGGGTCCGCTCGCCGGTCTTTGGCCCGGGGTACGACCTGTTCGGGATCTACGGGCTGGGCTATATCTTGATCGGCGCCGTTAGCCTCTGGCATTCCTACCGCCGGGCCAAGGGCTCGGAGCGGGCGCAGATGTTCTATTTCCTCATTGGCGCCCTGTTCTCGGTCACCGGCTTCATGCTGACCAACCTGATCATTCCCTGGACCATGACCTCCGCGCTCGAATGGATGGGGGCCTGGTTCTCGCTCAGCTTTATCGCTTTTACCGCTTACGCCATCACCAAGCACCAGCTGATGGACATCTCGGTCGTGATCAGCCGGACGGTGGCCGAGCTGATGGCGATCTTCCTGCACGGCGCCTTTTACCTGCTCCTGGTCGGCCTGTACCGTACCGTGACCGGCGCGGTGATCGAGCCGCTGTTCCTGATCTTTACGGTGCTGTACGGCGTGATCGTCGGCCAGACGCACCAGCCGATCCGTTTGTTCCTGCAGACAACTTCAGAAAAATTGTTCCTGCGCGGCAAGTACGATTATTATACGGCGCTCTCCGCCGCCAGTTCGCGCGTGGTCGAGAAACTTTCCCTGCCCGACATTCTCCGGGTCCTGTACGAGACTTTCGGCGACGTGATGGAGATTTCCCGGCCGCGGATCATGCTGCCCGAGGCTTTTACCGAACCGGAAAAAGAATCGGGCGGTTACGTCGTGTTCGACCGGCAGGGGAGCCGGTCCCAGGCGGAAAGCGAACGGATCGGCCTGGCAGATCCGCTGGTGCCGCAACTGATCGCCCGGCGCGCCCCCCTGCTTGATCCGCACCACCCGGAACACGCCCTGATCGTTCCCTGCCTGCTCGAAGAGCGGCTGATCGCCCTCTTTGTCTTTGGCCCCAAGCTGTCCGAAGACCCGTACACCGAAGAGGACCTCCGTTTGCTGCAGGCGCTGTCTAGCCAGGCGGCGGTCGCCCTTGACCATACCCATTCGTACGCCAAGATCAAGGCGGACCTGGAGGAGGCGGAGCGGCACCTGGAGCGGTCGCGGCGGCTTGCGTCGCTCGGCACGCTGACCGCCGGCGTGACCCACGAGATCAGGAACCCGCTGACCGTGATCCGGGGGGAAACGGAACGGCTGGCGAACGAAACGCGCGACCTGGCCTATCTCCAGCAGTTCCGCGACCTACTGCTCAAGCACATCGACCGGATCGCCGGGATCGTGGAGCGGATGCTCGGCCTGGCCAAAGAAAAGCCGCGGCACGAAGTCCCGGTCGACCTGAACGAGCTGATCGGCGCGACCGTGCCGCTTTTTACCGCCGAACAAGTAGCCATCGGGACGGAGATGGGGAATATCCCGCAGATCCCGGGGGACCCGACGGCGCTGCAGGAAGTGATCGTCAACCTGATCCAGAACGCGATCGAGGCGATGCCGGGGGGCGGGCAGTTGAGATTGCGGACTTTGGCCGAAGACCATCGGGTGATCCTGGAGGTCAGCGATACCGGCAAGGGGATACCGGAAGAGATCAGGGAAAAGATCTTTGACCCGTTCTATTCAACGCGGCACGAAGGCGTCGGCCTGGGGTTGTCGATCGTTTACCGGATCGTCCGCGA